A DNA window from Cherax quadricarinatus isolate ZL_2023a chromosome 25, ASM3850222v1, whole genome shotgun sequence contains the following coding sequences:
- the LOC128690026 gene encoding uncharacterized protein — MPLAKLSSSWPLMEPASSASNPLPDNSEAEEILCDIRLTSYCAPLVPISRFSNSLSLSTILSPTMAEDEDVEIEPVTEEDELTNYKPPPERTLEMLNKDTEDESL; from the exons ATGCCGCTTGCCAAACTTTCATCATCTTGGCCTcttatggagcctgcctccagtGCTTctaatccacttcctgacaactcggaggctgaagaaatactttgtgACATCCGTTTGACTTCCTACTGTGCCCCTCTTGTTCCTATTTCCCGCTTCTCAAACAGTCTGTCCCTTTCCACCATACTAAGTCCT ACAATGGCCGAGGACGAAGATGTGGAAATTGAGCCAGTGACTGAAGAGGATGAACTAACAAACTACAAACCCCCACCAGAGAGGACGTTGGAGATGTTGAACAAGGACACTGAAGACGAGTCACTCTAA